In Helicobacter pylori, a single genomic region encodes these proteins:
- a CDS encoding saccharopine dehydrogenase family protein has translation MHTVLQIGAGGVGSVVVHKMGMNRDVFKNIILASRSLDKCYAIKESMLKKGLGEIGVEQVDADDTQALVALIQKHKPKVVINVALPYQDLTIMQACLETKTHYIDTANYEHPDLAKFEYKEQWAFDRAYKEVGILGVLGAGFDPGVTNAYVAHAQKHHFDTIHTLDILDCNAGDHKRPFATNFNPEINLREVSSKGRYYENGKWIETKPLEIKQVWAYPQIGEMDSYLLYHEELESLVKNIKGLRRARFFMTFSQNYLTHMKCLENVGMLGIKEIEHQGVKIVPIQFLKTLLPDPATLAKDTTGKTNIGCYMTGIKNNQDKTLYIYNVCDHKKCYEEVGSQAISYTTGVPAMCAAKMICNDTWSADHFRAGVFNIEELNTDPFMEELIKQGLPYEVIER, from the coding sequence TTGCATACAGTATTACAAATTGGAGCTGGTGGCGTAGGCAGTGTGGTAGTGCACAAAATGGGCATGAACAGGGATGTGTTTAAAAATATCATTTTAGCGAGCAGGAGCTTAGACAAATGCTATGCGATTAAAGAAAGCATGCTCAAAAAGGGTTTGGGGGAAATTGGCGTTGAGCAAGTGGATGCCGATGATACGCAAGCCTTAGTCGCTTTAATCCAAAAACACAAGCCTAAAGTCGTTATCAATGTGGCTTTACCCTATCAAGATTTAACGATCATGCAAGCATGTTTAGAGACTAAAACGCATTACATTGATACCGCCAATTACGAGCACCCGGATTTAGCGAAATTTGAATACAAAGAGCAATGGGCGTTTGATAGGGCTTATAAAGAAGTGGGGATTTTAGGGGTTTTAGGGGCTGGGTTTGACCCGGGCGTTACTAACGCTTATGTCGCTCACGCTCAAAAACACCATTTTGACACTATCCACACTTTAGATATTTTAGATTGCAACGCTGGGGATCACAAACGCCCTTTTGCCACGAATTTTAACCCTGAAATCAATTTGAGAGAAGTCAGCTCTAAAGGGCGTTATTATGAAAACGGCAAATGGATTGAAACAAAGCCTTTAGAAATCAAGCAAGTGTGGGCTTACCCGCAGATTGGCGAAATGGATTCGTATCTTTTATACCATGAAGAATTGGAATCGTTAGTCAAAAACATTAAAGGCTTGAGGAGGGCGAGGTTTTTTATGACTTTCTCTCAAAATTATTTAACCCACATGAAATGCTTAGAAAATGTCGGCATGCTAGGCATTAAAGAAATAGAGCATCAAGGCGTAAAAATCGTGCCGATACAATTTTTAAAAACCTTACTTCCGGATCCAGCCACTCTAGCCAAAGACACCACCGGTAAAACCAACATCGGGTGCTATATGACCGGCATTAAAAACAACCAAGACAAAACGCTCTACATTTACAACGTGTGCGATCATAAAAAATGCTATGAAGAAGTGGGTTCGCAAGCCATAAGCTACACCACCGGCGTGCCAGCGATGTGTGCGGCTAAAATGATTTGTAATGACACTTGGAGTGCGGATCATTTTAGGGCTGGGGTGTTTAACATAGAAGAATTAAACACCGATCCCTTTATGGAAGAATTGATCAAACAAGGCTTGCCTTATGAAGTGATTGAGCGCTAG